The Deinococcus aerolatus genome includes a region encoding these proteins:
- a CDS encoding glutaredoxin family protein produces MPEVILYATPTCPDCHALRLWFDRHGVTYEERDLTDPAVADGAKAQYGVRVAPITVIGEQFFYGTFDQQRPEIEALLT; encoded by the coding sequence ATGCCAGAAGTCATCTTATACGCGACGCCCACCTGCCCCGACTGCCACGCCCTGCGCCTGTGGTTCGACCGGCACGGGGTGACCTATGAAGAGCGTGATCTGACGGACCCTGCCGTGGCGGACGGGGCAAAGGCGCAGTACGGCGTGCGCGTCGCGCCCATTACCGTGATCGGCGAGCAGTTCTTTTACGGCACCTTTGACCAGCAGCGGCCAGAGATCGAGGCGCTTCTGACCTGA
- a CDS encoding heavy metal translocating P-type ATPase, whose protein sequence is MTTQDHSGHQGRQHAPADAVLEVAFHDCHDASEFADLERSLARVPGVISVHIDRTRAVAHLGYDPGRVTEAGLRQHLREAGYNCACQDCLPSSVQQGHPSVGHEHHGHEASSSGAGEHDHAAMDHPGSTGAPDGHGAASHGPHTGHDAHADMGHDEHAGHGAEMVNDMLRRFVVSLILTVPIVLYSPIGGLLGFTAPPPFGLSMAWFGLILATPVVWWGGWPFISAAWRALKRREANMMTLIATGILVSYVYSVWVTLFLRTDEVFFEAAAMLTTFSLVGHWLEMRSRFATGRAVEALLKLAPSTARVVRDGQETEVPLEHVVVGNEIVVRPGDRVPVDGEVVSGDSYVDESMITGEPIPVQKTAGKSVTGGTVNQNGAFTFRATAVGADTALSRIVQMVQNAQASKAPAQRLADTAGKYLVFVALGSGLIAFLVWSLLGAGVVFALTAAVSTIVIACPDALALATPTAITVGVGKGAREGVLFKNAAALEGTAGVDTVIFDKTGTLTEGRPALTDLVPTAGVNESDLLHLAASADQPSQHPLAEAIVKAAGARGVTVRRPQAFDSIPGHGVEATVQGQRVLIGNRKLMDREGVEVSSLAGEMDRLAADGKTAMYVAADGHLLGVVAVADQIRASARVAVMELRRLGVQTVMLTGDNRRTADAVARQLGIDTVIADVLPGEKAAKVQELQGQGRKVAMVGDGVNDAPALAQAEIGMAIGAGTDVAVETADVVLVKSDPASVAVGITLARHVRGKIEQNLFWAAIYNLLAIPFAAGVLYPSYGILLRPEWAALLMSASTVIVTLNALSLNRLRFNRPAVTAA, encoded by the coding sequence ATGACGACGCAAGACCACAGCGGTCACCAGGGCCGTCAACACGCACCGGCGGACGCCGTTCTTGAAGTGGCGTTCCACGACTGCCACGACGCTTCGGAGTTTGCCGATCTGGAACGGAGCCTCGCGCGGGTCCCTGGCGTGATCTCCGTCCATATTGACCGCACCCGCGCGGTGGCGCACCTGGGGTATGACCCGGGAAGGGTCACCGAAGCCGGGCTTCGGCAGCACCTGCGTGAGGCTGGCTACAACTGCGCCTGCCAGGACTGCCTGCCGTCCTCAGTGCAACAAGGGCACCCGAGCGTCGGTCACGAGCACCACGGACATGAGGCATCCAGCAGCGGCGCAGGGGAACATGACCACGCGGCGATGGACCACCCAGGGAGCACTGGAGCGCCGGACGGACACGGAGCGGCCAGCCATGGCCCCCACACGGGTCACGACGCCCACGCCGACATGGGCCACGACGAACACGCGGGGCACGGCGCGGAGATGGTCAACGACATGCTGCGCCGCTTCGTGGTGTCGCTGATCCTCACCGTCCCGATCGTGCTGTACTCCCCGATTGGCGGGCTGCTGGGCTTCACGGCGCCGCCGCCCTTCGGCCTGTCGATGGCCTGGTTCGGGCTGATCCTCGCCACACCGGTCGTGTGGTGGGGGGGCTGGCCGTTCATCTCTGCGGCCTGGCGTGCCCTCAAGCGGCGCGAGGCGAACATGATGACCCTGATTGCCACGGGCATCCTGGTCTCATACGTCTACTCGGTCTGGGTCACGCTCTTCCTGCGGACGGATGAGGTGTTCTTCGAGGCCGCCGCGATGCTCACGACCTTCTCGCTGGTCGGGCACTGGCTGGAGATGCGCTCGCGCTTCGCCACGGGGCGGGCGGTGGAGGCCCTGTTGAAGCTGGCGCCAAGCACCGCCCGCGTGGTGAGGGACGGGCAGGAAACCGAGGTGCCGCTGGAGCACGTTGTGGTGGGCAATGAGATCGTGGTGCGCCCCGGCGACCGGGTGCCGGTGGACGGCGAGGTGGTTTCCGGCGACTCCTACGTGGACGAGAGCATGATCACCGGCGAGCCCATCCCTGTTCAGAAGACGGCGGGCAAGTCGGTGACGGGCGGCACCGTCAACCAGAATGGAGCCTTCACCTTCCGGGCGACGGCGGTGGGGGCAGACACCGCCCTCTCGCGCATCGTCCAGATGGTGCAGAACGCCCAGGCGAGCAAGGCGCCGGCGCAGCGCCTGGCCGACACCGCTGGAAAGTACCTGGTGTTCGTGGCCCTGGGCAGCGGCTTGATCGCCTTTCTGGTCTGGTCTCTGCTGGGAGCGGGCGTCGTGTTCGCCCTCACGGCCGCTGTCTCCACCATCGTCATCGCCTGCCCGGACGCGCTGGCGCTCGCCACGCCAACCGCCATCACCGTGGGCGTCGGCAAAGGGGCACGGGAAGGCGTGCTGTTCAAGAACGCCGCCGCGCTGGAGGGGACGGCCGGGGTGGACACCGTGATCTTCGACAAGACCGGGACGCTGACGGAGGGCAGACCCGCCCTGACCGACCTGGTGCCCACAGCGGGCGTGAATGAAAGTGACCTTCTGCACCTGGCGGCCTCTGCCGATCAGCCCTCGCAGCACCCGCTGGCTGAGGCCATCGTGAAGGCGGCCGGGGCCCGGGGCGTGACAGTCCGGCGTCCCCAAGCCTTTGACAGCATCCCCGGCCATGGCGTGGAGGCGACCGTCCAGGGCCAGCGGGTGCTGATCGGCAACCGCAAGCTGATGGACCGGGAGGGGGTGGAGGTCAGCTCCCTGGCGGGTGAGATGGACCGGCTTGCGGCGGACGGCAAGACGGCCATGTACGTGGCGGCAGACGGGCACCTGCTGGGCGTGGTGGCGGTGGCCGACCAGATACGGGCGTCGGCCAGGGTGGCGGTCATGGAGTTGCGTCGCCTGGGCGTGCAGACGGTGATGCTCACCGGGGACAACCGCCGCACGGCGGACGCGGTGGCCCGGCAACTGGGGATCGACACGGTGATCGCGGACGTGCTGCCGGGAGAGAAGGCCGCCAAGGTTCAGGAGTTACAGGGCCAGGGCCGCAAGGTCGCGATGGTGGGCGATGGGGTCAACGACGCGCCTGCCCTGGCTCAGGCCGAGATAGGCATGGCCATCGGGGCCGGAACCGATGTGGCCGTCGAGACTGCGGACGTGGTCCTGGTCAAGAGTGACCCGGCGAGCGTGGCGGTCGGCATCACCCTGGCCCGGCACGTCCGGGGCAAGATCGAGCAGAACCTCTTCTGGGCTGCCATTTACAACCTGCTGGCGATCCCTTTCGCGGCGGGCGTGCTATACCCGAGCTACGGCATCCTGCTGCGCCCGGAGTGGGCCGCGCTGCTGATGAGCGCCAGCACCGTGATCGTCACGCTCAACGCCCTATCGCTGAATCGACTGCGGTTTAACCGCCCCGCCGTGACGGCGGCCTGA
- a CDS encoding HD domain-containing protein → MIFLVTSSMPARPADPYAVIKAELIAQFALGPGSLHGPEHWQRVEDTAVRLAQLGGGDVQVARWFGLFHDAARHSEGTDSRHGHRAAGLVDRYRTWLGLTATQLGLLQWACKHHASGQTTDEPTVGACWDADRLDLPRVGIQPQARYLSTVAGRQQALRLFPAAAGGREHPG, encoded by the coding sequence ATGATCTTCCTTGTGACCTCTTCCATGCCCGCGCGGCCCGCCGACCCGTACGCGGTGATCAAGGCCGAGTTGATCGCCCAGTTCGCCCTGGGTCCCGGCTCCCTGCATGGGCCGGAACACTGGCAGCGCGTCGAGGACACCGCCGTGCGCCTCGCCCAGTTGGGGGGAGGCGACGTCCAGGTGGCCCGCTGGTTCGGCCTGTTCCATGACGCGGCCCGGCACAGCGAGGGCACGGATTCCCGTCACGGCCACCGGGCGGCCGGGCTGGTTGACCGTTACCGGACCTGGCTGGGCCTCACCGCCACCCAGCTCGGGCTGCTGCAGTGGGCGTGCAAACACCACGCCAGCGGCCAGACCACCGACGAACCTACCGTGGGCGCGTGCTGGGACGCCGACCGACTTGATCTGCCCAGAGTCGGGATTCAACCTCAGGCGAGGTATCTGAGCACTGTGGCGGGCAGACAGCAGGCGCTGCGGCTGTTCCCCGCGGCGGCAGGCGGCCGTGAGCACCCCGGCTGA
- a CDS encoding sensor domain-containing diguanylate cyclase, with translation MTQSPLTPVPTSDTTNGLIRDQARLEALYRYGILDTDPEPQFDRIVRLAARHFRMPMALTSLIDADRQWFKARVGFEGTQTPIDQSFCAVTIGQPGTMVIPDAQRDPRLRLYDAVTDDPHIRFYAGSPLVTPDGHKLGTLCVLDSKPRVFTAEDEADLEDFAALVMDELSLRRAVDELSHLALNDPLTGLPNRMHHRQHLVQAMRRAEQVGERVVLALMDLNGFKSVNDTLGHAAGDALLVQVGQRLRETVTTSDLVARLGGDEFTVVLTDLRSPQGAEVAMTRVQQAFTQPFVVAGQPVQVRWSIGMAAFPDDAVEHDELLRLADQAMYTAKRAGDGQPRWSRPPQAGPVPSARR, from the coding sequence ATGACCCAATCGCCCCTGACCCCAGTGCCGACTTCAGACACGACAAATGGGCTGATCCGTGATCAGGCTCGACTTGAAGCTCTGTACCGCTACGGCATTCTCGATACAGATCCGGAGCCGCAATTCGACCGAATCGTCCGGCTGGCCGCGCGCCATTTCAGGATGCCGATGGCCCTGACCAGCCTGATCGACGCTGACCGGCAGTGGTTCAAAGCCCGCGTCGGCTTCGAAGGCACGCAGACCCCCATCGACCAGTCCTTCTGCGCGGTGACCATCGGGCAGCCCGGCACCATGGTCATTCCGGACGCGCAACGTGACCCGCGGCTGCGGCTCTACGACGCCGTCACGGATGATCCGCATATCCGGTTCTACGCAGGTTCCCCGCTGGTCACGCCCGACGGGCACAAGCTGGGCACCTTGTGCGTCCTCGACAGCAAGCCCCGCGTCTTCACGGCCGAGGATGAGGCGGACCTGGAGGATTTTGCGGCGCTGGTGATGGACGAACTCAGCCTCCGCCGGGCCGTGGATGAACTGAGTCATCTGGCCCTCAACGACCCGCTCACAGGCTTGCCCAACCGCATGCATCACCGCCAGCATCTGGTGCAGGCCATGCGCCGTGCCGAGCAGGTGGGCGAGCGCGTGGTGCTGGCGCTGATGGACCTTAACGGCTTCAAGAGCGTCAATGACACGCTCGGTCACGCGGCGGGGGACGCGCTGCTGGTGCAGGTGGGTCAGCGCCTGCGGGAGACCGTGACGACCAGCGATCTGGTGGCGCGCCTGGGCGGGGATGAATTCACGGTCGTGCTGACCGATCTGCGCTCGCCGCAGGGTGCGGAGGTGGCGATGACCCGGGTTCAGCAGGCATTCACTCAACCATTTGTGGTGGCCGGTCAGCCGGTCCAGGTCAGGTGGAGTATCGGCATGGCTGCCTTTCCGGACGACGCGGTGGAACACGATGAGTTGCTGCGTCTGGCAGACCAGGCGATGTACACGGCGAAGCGGGCGGGGGATGGCCAACCCCGCTGGAGCCGCCCACCTCAGGCGGGACCAGTTCCGAGTGCGCGGCGGTGA